From the Amycolatopsis thermoflava N1165 genome, one window contains:
- the bcp gene encoding thioredoxin-dependent thiol peroxidase, with translation MTDPQRLTAGDKAPDFTLPDSTGKQVSLSDFRGRHVVVYFYPAAGTPGCTKQACDFRDNLGDLDGAGYQVLGISPDKPEKLAKFAEAEQLTFPLLSDPDKTVLTEWGAFGEKKNYGRIVQGVIRSTFVIDPEGTIVKAMYNVRATGHVAKLLKDLKISA, from the coding sequence ATGACTGACCCGCAGCGGCTCACCGCCGGTGACAAGGCCCCCGACTTCACCCTTCCCGACAGCACGGGCAAGCAGGTCTCGCTGTCGGACTTCCGGGGCAGGCACGTCGTCGTCTACTTCTACCCGGCCGCGGGCACGCCGGGGTGCACCAAGCAGGCCTGCGACTTCCGGGACAACCTCGGTGACCTCGACGGCGCCGGGTACCAGGTGCTCGGCATCTCGCCGGACAAGCCGGAGAAGCTCGCGAAGTTCGCCGAAGCGGAGCAGCTGACGTTCCCGCTGCTGTCCGATCCGGACAAGACGGTGCTCACGGAGTGGGGCGCGTTCGGCGAGAAGAAGAACTACGGGCGCATCGTGCAGGGCGTGATCCGGTCGACGTTCGTGATCGACCCCGAGGGCACGATCGTGAAGGCGATGTACAACGTCCGGGCGACCGGCCACGTGGCCAAGCTGCTGAAGGACCTCAAGATCTCCGCCTGA
- a CDS encoding DUF4383 domain-containing protein, with the protein MQPVQVLAALIGLLFLVLGIAGFLRTGFSGFTSNEHQTIVGFMINPLHNLVHTVIGVLGLLCAAASPSARLFGWILFIGYGLASVWGLMITGVISSNPVSGLGNPLNLDAADNWLHVLAALLGLVMAIMPARKRVHVDDSEVDTAAMRLPITDENVPGNADVPTRPVPQQTAAEPRTGHHRPSRWRMHRSGRTAH; encoded by the coding sequence ATGCAACCCGTCCAGGTGCTCGCCGCGCTGATCGGCCTGCTCTTCCTCGTGCTCGGCATCGCCGGGTTCCTGCGGACCGGCTTCAGCGGCTTCACCAGCAACGAGCACCAGACGATCGTGGGCTTCATGATCAACCCGCTGCACAATCTCGTGCACACGGTCATCGGCGTGCTCGGCCTGCTGTGCGCGGCGGCCTCGCCGTCTGCGCGGCTGTTCGGCTGGATCCTGTTCATCGGGTACGGCCTGGCGTCGGTCTGGGGCCTGATGATCACCGGCGTCATCTCGTCGAATCCGGTGTCCGGTCTGGGCAACCCGCTCAACCTGGACGCCGCCGACAACTGGCTGCACGTGCTGGCCGCCCTGCTGGGCCTGGTCATGGCGATCATGCCGGCGCGCAAGCGGGTGCACGTCGACGACAGCGAGGTGGACACCGCAGCGATGCGGCTGCCGATCACCGACGAGAACGTGCCGGGCAACGCGGACGTCCCGACCCGGCCGGTGCCGCAGCAGACCGCGGCGGAACCGCGGACCGGCCACCACCGCCCGTCGCGCTGGCGGATGCACCGGTCGGGCCGCACCGCGCACTGA
- a CDS encoding SDR family NAD(P)-dependent oxidoreductase: protein MSGTVLVLGGRSEIGLAVARKLVDGGRKFVLAARRSGDLDSEEASLRRAGASEVVRVEFDADDVARHREVLDGIVAEHGPLETVVVSFGILGDQERAERDAAHAMAVIHTDYVAHVSILTELANLLRAQGSGQLVVFSSVAGVRVRRANYVYGSAKAGLDGFASGLADALHGSGVRLLLVRPGFVIGRMTEGMSPAPFSSTPEQVATATVRALRRGRGEVWVPPVLRPVFFLMRLLPRAIWRRMPR from the coding sequence GTGAGCGGAACGGTGCTGGTGCTCGGCGGGCGCAGTGAGATCGGGCTCGCCGTCGCACGGAAACTCGTGGACGGCGGGCGGAAGTTCGTGCTGGCGGCCCGGCGCAGCGGCGACCTCGACTCCGAGGAAGCGTCGCTGCGCCGGGCCGGCGCTTCGGAAGTGGTCCGCGTCGAGTTCGACGCGGACGACGTGGCCAGGCACCGCGAGGTGCTCGACGGGATCGTCGCCGAGCACGGTCCACTCGAGACGGTCGTGGTGTCGTTCGGGATCCTGGGCGACCAGGAGCGGGCCGAACGAGACGCGGCGCACGCGATGGCCGTGATCCACACGGACTACGTCGCGCACGTGAGCATCCTGACCGAGCTGGCGAACCTGCTGCGCGCGCAGGGCAGCGGGCAGCTCGTGGTGTTCTCCTCGGTCGCCGGGGTGCGGGTGCGGCGAGCGAACTACGTGTACGGCTCGGCGAAGGCCGGGCTGGACGGGTTCGCGAGCGGCCTCGCCGACGCCCTGCACGGCAGCGGGGTGCGCCTGCTGCTGGTGCGCCCGGGTTTCGTCATCGGCCGCATGACCGAGGGCATGTCGCCCGCCCCGTTCTCCAGCACGCCGGAACAGGTCGCGACGGCGACGGTCCGGGCGCTGCGGCGGGGACGTGGCGAGGTGTGGGTGCCGCCGGTGCTGCGGCCGGTGTTCTTCCTGATGCGACTGCTGCCGCGCGCGATCTGGCGGCGGATGCCCCGCTGA
- a CDS encoding MFS transporter produces MDTVMTASTEPTDKRSLRRAFVASLSGTTLEYYDFAAYSVAAATLFGKLFFPSGDSLAGTMAAFSTYAVGYLARPLGGFIFGRLGDKLGRKQVLVFTLLLTGIATFLIGVLPTHAAIGGWAAVLLVALRFAQGVGVGGEWGGAVLLSSEFGDPKKRGFWASAAQIGPPAGNLLANGVIALLAAVMTTAAFESWGWRIAFLLSGVLVLFGLWLRMKLEETPVFKKIAESGEKPKAPLKEVFTQEPRALIAGILIRICPDVLYSLFTVFVLTYMTSELGMSRSQGLTAVMIGSAFQLFLMPAAGALSDRVSRRKLYAIGTIAAGVWPFLFFPLAGTKSYLAIAVGMVVALAIHALLYGPQAAMITEQFSERLRYTGSSLAYTLAGVVGGAVAPLIFTALLDAYDSWFAVALYVLVTAIVTGIGVALSRRAREEEPVVTSADTVEVAR; encoded by the coding sequence ATGGACACCGTGATGACCGCTTCGACTGAGCCCACGGACAAGCGCTCACTGCGCCGCGCGTTCGTGGCTAGCCTGTCCGGCACCACTCTGGAGTACTACGACTTCGCGGCCTACTCCGTGGCGGCCGCGACGCTGTTCGGCAAGCTGTTCTTCCCCTCGGGTGACAGCCTCGCCGGCACCATGGCGGCCTTCTCGACGTACGCCGTCGGTTACCTCGCCCGCCCGCTCGGTGGGTTCATCTTCGGCCGCCTCGGCGACAAGCTGGGCCGCAAGCAGGTCCTGGTGTTCACCCTCCTGCTGACCGGTATCGCCACCTTCCTCATCGGCGTCCTGCCCACCCACGCCGCGATCGGCGGCTGGGCCGCCGTGCTGCTCGTGGCGCTGCGGTTCGCGCAGGGTGTCGGTGTCGGTGGTGAATGGGGCGGCGCGGTACTGCTGTCCAGTGAGTTCGGCGATCCCAAGAAGCGCGGTTTCTGGGCCTCGGCAGCCCAGATCGGCCCGCCCGCGGGCAACCTGCTGGCCAACGGTGTGATCGCGCTGCTGGCCGCGGTGATGACCACCGCCGCGTTCGAGTCCTGGGGCTGGCGCATCGCGTTCCTGCTGTCCGGTGTCCTGGTGCTGTTCGGTCTGTGGCTGCGGATGAAGCTGGAGGAGACCCCGGTCTTCAAGAAGATCGCGGAGAGCGGCGAGAAGCCGAAGGCCCCGCTGAAGGAGGTCTTCACCCAGGAGCCGCGTGCCCTGATCGCCGGCATCCTGATCCGCATCTGCCCGGACGTCCTGTACTCGCTGTTCACGGTCTTCGTCCTCACCTACATGACCAGCGAGCTGGGCATGAGCCGCAGCCAGGGCCTGACCGCGGTCATGATCGGTTCGGCGTTCCAGCTGTTCCTGATGCCGGCCGCCGGTGCGCTCTCCGACCGCGTCAGCCGTCGCAAGCTCTACGCGATCGGCACCATCGCCGCCGGTGTCTGGCCGTTCCTGTTCTTCCCGCTGGCCGGCACCAAGTCCTACCTGGCGATCGCGGTCGGCATGGTCGTCGCGCTGGCGATCCACGCTCTGCTCTACGGCCCGCAGGCCGCGATGATCACCGAGCAGTTCTCCGAGCGCCTGCGTTACACGGGTAGCTCGCTGGCCTACACCCTCGCCGGTGTCGTCGGTGGCGCTGTCGCTCCGCTGATCTTCACCGCCCTGCTCGACGCGTACGACTCCTGGTTCGCCGTGGCGCTCTACGTCCTGGTGACCGCGATCGTCACCGGCATCGGTGTCGCCCTGAGCCGCCGGGCGCGCGAGGAGGAGCCGGTCGTCACCTCGGCCGACACGGTGGAAGTCGCACGATGA
- a CDS encoding LamB/YcsF family protein has translation MSAPATTATIDLNCDVGEGFGAWRIADDEALLDVVTGANVACGFHAGDPSTMRHVCEAAVKRGVTIGAHVGYRDLAGFGRRFLDVDPVELIDEILYQLGALDALAGASGGEIAYVKPHGALYNAIATHEKQAGAVAEAVWQYDPTLPVLGQPGSRWLARAAEAGLTTIAEAFADRGYSPDGRLLPRREPGAVLTDADEVARRCVRLVRDGEVVAVDGTVIPLQAGSLCVHSDTPGAVELATAARAALVSAGVEVRSFA, from the coding sequence ATGAGCGCCCCCGCGACCACCGCCACCATCGACCTGAACTGCGACGTGGGCGAAGGGTTCGGCGCGTGGCGGATCGCCGATGACGAAGCCCTGCTGGACGTCGTGACCGGCGCCAACGTGGCCTGCGGCTTCCACGCCGGTGACCCCTCGACCATGCGGCACGTCTGCGAGGCGGCGGTGAAGCGCGGGGTCACCATCGGAGCCCACGTCGGGTACCGGGACCTGGCCGGGTTCGGCCGCCGGTTCCTCGACGTGGACCCCGTCGAACTGATCGACGAAATCCTCTACCAGCTGGGTGCGCTCGACGCACTGGCCGGCGCGTCGGGCGGCGAGATCGCCTACGTCAAGCCGCACGGCGCGCTGTACAACGCCATCGCCACGCACGAGAAGCAGGCGGGCGCGGTGGCCGAGGCGGTGTGGCAGTACGACCCGACGCTGCCCGTGCTCGGGCAGCCCGGGTCCCGGTGGCTGGCGCGTGCCGCCGAGGCCGGGCTGACCACCATCGCCGAGGCCTTCGCCGACCGCGGTTACTCGCCCGACGGGCGGCTCCTCCCCCGGCGCGAGCCGGGGGCGGTGCTGACCGACGCGGACGAGGTGGCGCGGCGGTGCGTCCGGCTGGTGCGGGACGGCGAGGTGGTGGCCGTGGACGGCACGGTCATCCCCCTCCAGGCGGGTTCGCTGTGCGTGCACAGCGACACCCCGGGCGCGGTGGAACTGGCCACCGCGGCCCGGGCCGCCCTGGTGTCGGCCGGGGTCGAGGTGCGGAGCTTCGCATGA
- a CDS encoding GntR family transcriptional regulator, with the protein MGSILSTGLEADRLLLGRTSTAERLADILRGRITEGFFEPGSRLSEEAIGGALGVSRNTLREAFRLLTHEKLLVHELNRGVFVRRLSVEDVIDLYKVRKLVQCAVLREITSPPGDKLQAVEAAVADGEDAKKRQAWRELGTANIHFHQALITLAGSPRVDELVRGLLAELRLVFHVMADPQPFHEPYLERNREILETLRTGDGLTAERQLAAYLDDAEEQLVEAYRRVM; encoded by the coding sequence ATGGGCTCGATCCTCAGCACCGGGCTCGAAGCCGACCGCCTGTTGCTGGGCCGCACCAGCACGGCCGAACGGCTGGCGGACATCCTGCGGGGGCGCATCACCGAGGGCTTCTTCGAGCCCGGCAGCCGGCTCTCCGAGGAGGCGATCGGCGGGGCGCTCGGCGTCTCCCGGAACACCCTGCGGGAGGCGTTCCGGCTGCTCACCCACGAGAAGCTGCTGGTGCACGAGCTGAACCGGGGCGTCTTCGTGCGGCGCCTGTCGGTCGAGGACGTCATCGACCTGTACAAGGTGCGCAAGCTCGTGCAGTGCGCCGTGCTGCGGGAGATCACCAGCCCGCCGGGCGACAAGCTGCAGGCCGTCGAGGCCGCGGTCGCCGACGGGGAGGACGCGAAGAAGCGTCAGGCCTGGCGCGAGCTGGGCACCGCGAACATCCACTTCCACCAGGCGCTGATCACGCTCGCCGGCAGCCCACGGGTCGACGAGCTGGTCCGCGGGCTGCTCGCCGAGCTGCGGCTGGTGTTCCACGTGATGGCCGACCCGCAGCCGTTCCACGAGCCGTACCTGGAGCGCAACCGGGAGATCCTGGAGACGCTGCGCACCGGCGACGGCCTCACGGCGGAGCGCCAGCTGGCCGCGTACCTCGACGACGCCGAGGAGCAGCTGGTGGAGGCCTACCGCCGGGTGATGTGA